The Candidatus Tanganyikabacteria bacterium genomic sequence CATCAGGCGGGGCTGCAATGCAGCCCCGCCGGGTTCATGCGTCCTAATTGCCCTCGGCTCACGCAACCTTCACTGCCGGGGCGCCCGATTCTTGCTCGGACGCGGCGCCAGATTGTTGGCCGTGACACATCGGCGGCCATGAAGTGGGCCAGGAGTACGAGCTCACGTCGGTAGAGAGGTCTGCGATCAGCCCCTCTGGAGATCTGGGACCGTTCCAGACGGTTCCGGGCGTGACGTTGGCGCGCCGCAGGCAATCCTTCGCCACCGCGGTCGTGGACGGCTTCCTCTACGCATTCGGTGGCACCGACTACTCGACCGCACTGGCAAGCGTGGAGCGGGCCGCAATCGATTCCGGCGGCAACCTCTCGCCCTTTGAAACCCTTTCGGGCACGCCGTTGGCAGTCCCGAGGAACGACCTTCGCGCCGCGGTCATCGGCCGGGACATCCACGTCATCGGGGGACGGCAGGGCGTCTCCTCTTCCGGTTACGCCCTCGTTGAAAAGACGACCGTGAATGCAGATGGGAGCCTCGGCTCGTTCGTGACGCCATCCGCATCGCTCTCCGTGGGCCGTTTCGGATTTCAGAGCGCGGTGATCGACAAGTCGCTCTTTGTGATCGGGGGCTACAACGCGAGCGAGCTCAGCAGCGTCGAACGCGCGTCCGTCAACTCCAGCGGCAATCTCGGCACTTTCGGAGCCGCGCCTGGCGGGCCGCTGGCTTCGGGCCGTACCGGCAGCTGCGCTGCGATCGTGGGGAATCGACTGTATGTAATAGGTGGCGAACGCGACGGTGTCGGCTACATGGACACGATCGATCAGGCAGCCATAGGCCCGGATGGCACACTCGGGCCGTTCTCCCTGGTCGCGGGACGCACGCTTGCCGCTCCGAGAGCCGGATTTAGCTGCGCGGTCATCAAGAACTACCTCTATGTCGTCGGAGGGACCAACGGCAGCGGCCCGAGGGCGACGGTGGAGAGGGCATTGATCAACGGGGATGGCACGCTGGACACGTTCGGCGCGGGCGGAACCCTGACCACCGGTCGCCAGACTCCAGGCGTCGCCGTGATCGGCGACTATCTTTACGTCATCGGCGGCTATACGACAAGCGGAACCTACACGACAAGTGTCGAGAGATCGTTCATCGACGCATCGGGCAACTTGACCGGGGGGTTCTCCAACGTCGCCGGGGTTACTCTGAACACGGGGCGCTTCAGCCATGCTACGGCGGTGGTCGGCAGCTACATCTACGTCCTGGGCGGAGGCGTGCCGGGTACGATTGGTACCATCGAGCGCGCGAGCGTGAACGCCAGCGGCATCACGACAACGTTAACGCTCGTCTCGGGACGCGACCTGGGTACCGCTCGCCAGGGCCATCTGGCCTCCGTCGTTGGGAACTATCTCTATGTGTTCGGCGGTTTTGCCGGCACGAATGCCTTCGCATCCGTCGAGCGAGCTGTCATCGACAGCAACAGCGGCATCGGCAACTTCGCCGCGGTACCGGACGCCGTGTTGAGCCCCGCGGTGGTCAACGCGAGCCACGCGGTTGCGGGCAATTGCCTGTACCTGTTCGGCGGCAACCGGCCGACCATTTTCAACGGCATCACCGACGTGCAGCGCGCCACCCTGCAGTAGGGCCCGATTGATCTGCCGGCCCCGGAGGTCGCTCGCCTTACCGGCGGGCAAGGCCCTGGTGCACGCAGTAATCAGTTCCGATCGGGGTCGATGACTGCGACAATCGACCTGTTCACTCCCGATCGGGACTTGGCATACGCAACAGGGCGGTGATCCACCCCTTTCGGGATTGACAAGTGCCACGTAATCGTGTTTCGATACCGATCGGGAGTCTTATACAGCCATGCCAAGGCGCAATCTCCCCGATCGGGAGCGAAAACCCCCGCCCGGACATTCCCGGGTCGCGCCGGCCATCGGCGCGTATATCAGGCTGCAACGTCGCAAGAATCGCCTGAGACAAGACGAGCTTGCCGCCCTTGCGGGTGTGGGCGTTCGCTTCGTCGGCGAGGTCGAGGCCGGGAAGGCCACGGCGCGCTTGAACTCGCTCGAAGCTCTCCTGGCCGTGTTCGGGAAGACGCTCGCCATCGTCGACGCGCGCGAAGAGGTCACAGATGACGCGTAGGGCCGAGATCCGCCTTGACGGCAAGAGAGCGGGTGTCCTGGAGGAGTTGCCCGAGGGCTCGCGCTTCGTCTACGACGACGCATACCTGGAGTTGCAGGGTGCGCAACCCGTCGCGCTGACCTTGCCCCTCAGGCGCGAGCCGTTCGAGTCGAGAGCCCTCAATCCGTTCTTCGCGAACCTCCTCCCCGAAGGCTGGCTGCTGGAGCTGTCTTCCGCCTCTCATAAGATCTCGAAGGACGACGCCTTCGGCCTCCTCCTGGCATCATGCAAGGACTGCGCGGGCGCGGTCGAAGTGCTGCCGATCGAAGGGTGAACGAGACGGTCGCGTGCCTGATCTGCCTTCGCCCTTCCGCGGAGGCCTACCACGCCAGATGCTTGAAGGCCCTTCTGGCCACCACGAAACTTCCCGTCGTCGCCATCGCCATCGGAGAGATGGAGGTGCTGGGAATGCAGATGGTCCGCCATACCTGCTTTTCCGGAGTGCAGCGCAAACTATCCGTCTCCCCGTCCGACGACCGTGCCGCCATCGTCCCGGCCAATCCGGGTCGCTATATCTTGAAGCCGCAGTCCCGGATCTTTCCGGCCGTTCCGGAAAACGAGCACCTGACGATGCGTCTGGCCGAGCACGCCGGTGTTGCCACGCCACCAAACGGCCTGTTCCGTATGCGAGACGGGAGCTTCTGCTACATCGTCAAGCGGTTCGACCGTACCGCGGACGGCCGCAAGTTCAAGCTGGAGGACTTCTGCCAGCTTGCCGACCTGCCCCCCAGAGACAAGTATTCAGGGTCGGCGGAGCGTTGCGCGCAGCTCGTGAGGCGGTACGGGGCCTCACCGCTCCTGGAACTGGCGCGTTTCTACCGCCTCGTCTTGTTCTCCTGGTGGACCGGCAACGAGGATCTGCATCGGAAGAACCTTGCGCTGCTCGAGGCGGAGCCGGGGGAATACCGGCTGTCCCCGGCTTTCGACCTGGTTTCGAGCGCGCTCTACCTGCCCGACCGCGAGCTTGCGCTGCCCGTTCAGGGGAAGGACCGGCACGTCACCCGCCGGGACTGGCTCGAGTTCGGCAAGACATGCGGCCTCCCGGAACGGGCGGTGGCCGGCATCCATGATGAAGTGATCGCCACCCACCCGATTGCGCTGGAGCTTCTGGGAGCCTCACCGCTTCCGCCCGATCTCGCCGAGCGCTACGCCGCGATCCTCGACGACCGGACCGCGCGCTTGAGGGGCTCGCCCCCGGATCGGTGACGGGACGGCCCGGCGCGCTTGCGCCATGAGCCCCCCGCTACCCGCCGTCCTCCTCGTCCGCCGGATCGGGGGGCGGCGCCGGGTGGTACGCGAATGCCAGCCCGTCAGCCTCGGCGAGCGAGACGTCGACCGACCCGCCGTGAGCGAGGTCCCCGAAGAGGATGGCGTCGGCCAGGGGCCGCTTGAGCTCGGCCTGTATCACGCGGCCCATGGCGCGGGCGCCGAATACCTTGTCGTAGCCCTTGTCGCGCAGGTAGGCCCGGGCCTCGTCGGTCAGGGACATGGCGACCTGTTTGGCCGCCAGTTGCGCCTGGGTCTCCCCGACGAACTTGTCGACGATGCGGTCGATCGTCGCCGGGCTGAGCGACGCGAACGTGATCCAGGCGTCCAGCCGATTGCGGAACTCGGGGCTGAAAGTGCGCTCGATTTCGGCCTTGTCGCGGCCGGGCAGATCCCGGGCGCCGAAACCCAGGGCCTCGCGGCTCAGCACCTGCGCGCCCGCGTTGGTCGTCATGATGAGTATCACGTTGCGAAAGTCCGCCTTGCGCCCGTTGTTGTCCGTGAGCGTCGCGTGGTCCATGACCTGCAGGAGCACGTTGAACACGTCGGGATGGGCCTTCTCGATCTCGTCTAGGACCAGTACCGCGTGCGGTGTCTTGCGGATCGCGTCCGTCAGCAGGCCGCCCTGATCGAAGCCCACGTAGCCAGGCGGCGCGCCGATGAGGCGCGAGACCGTGTGCTTTTCCATGTACTCGCTCATGTCGAAGCGCAGGAACTCGACGCCCAGCGTCCGCGCCAGTTGCCTGGCGAGTTCGGTCTTGCCCACACCCGTCGGGCCCGAGAACAGGAAGGACCCGATGGGCTTCTCCGGCGCCCCCAGGCCGGATCGCGCCAGTTTGATGGCCGACACCAGGTTCGCGATGGGCTCGTCCTGCCCGAAGATCACCGCCTTGAGCTCGGTTTCGAGGTTGAACAGCCTGTCGCGATCGGAGGTCGAGACCGTCCGGGGCGGAATGCAGGCCATCTTCGCCACCACGCCCTCGATGTCGGCGACCGTGACGCGCGTGCCCGGTTCCGCCCCGCGCAACCGCACCATGGCGCCCGCCTCGTCGATGACGTCGATGGCCTTGTCGGGCAGGCGGCTCTCCCGGAGGTGCGTCGCGGCCAGGTCGACGGCCGCGCGCAACGCCTTCGCCCCGTACACGACGCCGTGGTGCTCTTCGTAGCGCTTCTTGAGGCCCTCGATGATGCCGAGGGTCTCGTCCGCGGTCGGCTCGAGGACGTCGATCTTCTGGAACCGCCGGGCGAGCGCCCGATCCTTCTCGAAGACCGACCGGTAATCGCCGAAGGTCGTCGAGCCGATGCACTTCAGGGTGCCGTCGGCCAGAGCCGGCTTGAGCATGTTGGACGCGTCCAGCGTGCCGGTGCCCGTCGCGCCGGCGCCGTAAATGGTGTGGATTTCGTCGATGAAGAGGATGGCACCGGGTTGCTGGCGCAGTTCGGCCAGGATGCGCTTGAGGCGCGCTTCGAACTCCCCGCGGAAGCGCGTGCCCGCGACGAGCGATCCCATGTCCACCGCGTAGATCCGTGCGCCGGCGAGGGCGGCCGGAACCTGGCCCTCGGCGATGCGCAGGGCGAGGCCCTCGACGATGGCCGTCTTGCCCACGCCGGGGTCGCCGACGTAGATGGGGTTGTTCTTGCGGCGCCGGCACAGGACCTGGATGGTCCGCTCGATCTCGGTCTGGCGGCCGATGAGGGGATCGAGGGCGCCCTCGGCGGCGCGGCGCGTGAGATCGGTCGCGAACGTCTCGAGTGAGCTCTTCCGGGTCGGCTCGCCGCCCGCGCCCTCGTCATCCTCCTCGTCCCGGTCGCCGGCGGCGATCGGCTCGCCCGACACGCCATCCTTGCCGATGCCGTGGGAGACGTACTCGAGGACGTCGAGGCGCCGCACGCCGTGCCGCTCGAGCAGGTACACCGCGTGGCTTGCGGGCTCGTGGAAGAAGCCGGCCAGCACGTGGCCGACGTCCACCGTGTCGCGGCCCGCGCCCTGCAACTGGCTGGCGGCCCGCTGCAGGACGCGCTCGAAGGTCGGCGTGGGCTCGGGTTGCACCTTGGCGCGCTCGGGCAACGCCTCGACGCTCTCGGCGAAGAACTGGTCGAGTTCTCGCTGCAGGCCCCGGAGGTCGACGCCGAGCGCCCGCAGCATCTTCGCGCCCTTGCGATTTCCGGTCAGCGCGAAGAGTACGTGCTCAAGCAGCACGTACTCGTGCCGGCGCCGGCCGGCCTCGGCAAACGCCGCCTGCAGCGTGGATTGGAGATCGACCGTAAGTGTCATCTCACTCTTCTTCGATGGAGCATTTCAGCGGGAAGTCGTGGGCACGCGCCAGATCGTGCACCCGCGCCACCTTGGCCTCGGCGATCTCGTAGGGGAAGAGTCCCGCGATGCCGCTTCCGCGCCGGTGCACATGCATCATGATGTGCCAGGCGGCGCCGGGATCGTGGTGGAAGATGCGCTCCAGGATCAAAACCACGAATTCCTGGGTGGTGAAGTCGTCGTTGTGCAGGACGACCTTGTAGAGGGGCGGCCGTCGGACGTCCCGGCGGGACTCGGTGACGGCGCCGCCTTCCGCCTGCTGATCGAACAGTTCCTCGGCCACGCCGATACAACTGTAGCATCGCGACGCGAGCGTCTCCCTCGCGGGATCGAGCGCCCGGAAGCTCCCAGCCCCGGTAGTTTTCGCGTAGCGCGCCGCCAGTGTGGCCGGGTTTGAAGAGTACAGCCGACCCGATGGACTCGACCCGCAGCAGCCAGCCAATCGCCACCGCAGGGTGGCGAAGTCCTCGTGCTTGCCTCGCGTGGCTGGCCTCGACACTGCTGCTCGCGCTGGCCGGGTGCGCCCTGGCGCGGGTCGCCCCGAGCCTTGTCTCGCCTGCCGGGCCGGCTTCCCTGGAGGTGGGGCGGGCCTACGTGCCGGCCCAGACGTCGCTCGCCCTGCCGGCGGGCAAGGGCCTGCTGGAGATCGCCGTGCGCTGGCCGGCCCGCAACGGTCAAGTGATCCCCGACTCGACCAGTCGGGTGCGCTTCGACTTGGCCACCGCCGGCGGATCGTTCGTGGCCTCGGCCTCGATTTCCCGGCCGGGCGGGGCAAGCACGTCCACCGCCTCGTTCGAACTCGATGCCGGCCCTTACAAGCTGGACGCGGCAGCCCAGACCGGCCCGGCGGGAGCGCCGACCACCGTGGCGACGGCTTCGGCGCCCTTCACGGTCGTGGGCGGCGCCCGGATCGGCCTGCCGCTGACGCTGGGCGCCAGCTACCGGCCGGCCGTGACCGGGTTCGACAAGGCCTGGGGCTTCCCGGGCGAATCGGTGACGCTGTCCGGTTCCAACCTGAGCCTGTCCTGGGCCGCCACGCCGTCGGTAACGTTCAGCGCCGCCGGCGCCTCGGTCTCGGCCGTCCTGGACACCGTGGAGTCGGCCTCCGTGCGGTTCACGATCCCGAGCGGGGCGATCACCGGCCCGGTGTCGGTCGCCGTGGACGGCGTGACCACCGACTCGGCCACGTTCACGGTCCCCGATCCCGCCCTCTGGGCCCTCTCGACGCCGCTGGCCTCGGCGGGCGACACGCTGTACCTCGACGGCGGCTTCGGGCAGAGCGCCACGGTGACTTTTCCCGGCAACCAGACCGTCGCGGCCGACGTCCTGGGCCCCGGGCGGGCCAAGGTGGCGGTGCCCGCGGGCGCGACGGCCGGCAACCTGACGATCACGACGGGCGGCACGAGCAGCGCGCCGCTCGCGTTCCGGGCGCCCACGTTCTCGCTGGGGCTGGGCACGCTGTTCGGCCGGCACTACGATCAGGCGGATATCGGCCGGCAATGGCCCGCGCTGCAGACGGCGCGCGCGGGCCTCGGGGGGGCCGTGATCGGCAGGTACGTCTACGCGATCGGCGGTACCGACGGCACGCTCCTGACCTCGGTGGAGCGCGCCGTCGTGGACGCCGCGGGAAACCTCGGGCCGTTCGAGGCCGTGTCCGGGGTGACGCTCGTGACGGGGCGCTACGGCTTCGCCAGTGCGGTGATAGGGAGCTACCTGTACGTCGCGGGGGGCAATGGCGGCGGCGCCCTTGCGAGCGTCGAGCGCGCTCCCATCGACGGCTCGGGCAACCTGGGCACCTTCGAGACCGTCTCCGGAGTCACCCTCCCCTCCGCCCGGTACTACGTCCGGGGGGCCGTGATCGGCCGGTACTTCTACGTCGTGGGCGGCTACACCGGATCGACGTACCTCGCTGCGGTCGAACGGGCCGCCATCGACGGTGCCGGCAACCTCGGTCCGTTCGTGACGGTTCCCGGCGTGGTCCTGGGCACCCCGCGGCACTCGCCGGGAATGGTCCGGGCCGGCGGCTACCTGTACGTGCTGGGCGGGCGGGCCGCGGCGGGCAACCTAGATACCAGCGAGCGCGCGCCCATCGACGGGGCCGGCAACCTGGGCGCCTTCACGACGACGGGCGCCAGCAACCTCACGGCCGCCCGCCGGTTCCCTGCCGCCGTGGTCGCCGGGAACCGCGTCTACGTCATCGGCGGGACGGGGTCTCCGAGCTACCTCAATTCCGCCGAGCGTGCGTCGTTCGACGGGGCGGGCAACCTGGGCGCTTTCGAGACGATAGGTGCCACGCTGGCCACCGCCCGGCTGGGCTTTGGCACCGCGATCGCGGGGAACCACCTCTACGTCATCGGCGGCCAGGGCACGCCCGGGGTCTACCTGAAGGACGTGGAGCGGATTGCCGTCAACACCTCCGGCGGGCTGACCACCTTCACGACGGCGGCGGCGACCCTTGCGGCCGGCCGGACGGCTTTCACGACGGCGGTCGTGCGCAATCGCGCCTTCCTGATCGGCGGCATTCGGGGCGCGACCTATCTGGATACCGTGGAGCAGGCCGACGTGGACGTTGCGGGCAATCTGGGCAGTTTCACCACTTCGCCCGGCGTCAACCTGGCCGTCGCACGCTATGGCCTGACCAGCGCGGTGGCCGGGAACTACGTATACGCGGTGGGGGGCTGGGGAACCGGCGGCGTGAAGAACACCGTGGACCGAGCTCTCATCCAGGCGGACGGCAGCCTCGGGTCGTTCTCGCTGGTTTCGGGCGTTGGCCTCGGCACCGCGCGCTACGGGCATGCCCA encodes the following:
- a CDS encoding helix-turn-helix transcriptional regulator, whose protein sequence is MPRRNLPDRERKPPPGHSRVAPAIGAYIRLQRRKNRLRQDELAALAGVGVRFVGEVEAGKATARLNSLEALLAVFGKTLAIVDAREEVTDDA
- a CDS encoding HipA N-terminal domain-containing protein, with translation MTRRAEIRLDGKRAGVLEELPEGSRFVYDDAYLELQGAQPVALTLPLRREPFESRALNPFFANLLPEGWLLELSSASHKISKDDAFGLLLASCKDCAGAVEVLPIEG
- a CDS encoding HipA domain-containing protein codes for the protein MNETVACLICLRPSAEAYHARCLKALLATTKLPVVAIAIGEMEVLGMQMVRHTCFSGVQRKLSVSPSDDRAAIVPANPGRYILKPQSRIFPAVPENEHLTMRLAEHAGVATPPNGLFRMRDGSFCYIVKRFDRTADGRKFKLEDFCQLADLPPRDKYSGSAERCAQLVRRYGASPLLELARFYRLVLFSWWTGNEDLHRKNLALLEAEPGEYRLSPAFDLVSSALYLPDRELALPVQGKDRHVTRRDWLEFGKTCGLPERAVAGIHDEVIATHPIALELLGASPLPPDLAERYAAILDDRTARLRGSPPDR
- the clpA gene encoding ATP-dependent Clp protease ATP-binding subunit ClpA — protein: MTLTVDLQSTLQAAFAEAGRRRHEYVLLEHVLFALTGNRKGAKMLRALGVDLRGLQRELDQFFAESVEALPERAKVQPEPTPTFERVLQRAASQLQGAGRDTVDVGHVLAGFFHEPASHAVYLLERHGVRRLDVLEYVSHGIGKDGVSGEPIAAGDRDEEDDEGAGGEPTRKSSLETFATDLTRRAAEGALDPLIGRQTEIERTIQVLCRRRKNNPIYVGDPGVGKTAIVEGLALRIAEGQVPAALAGARIYAVDMGSLVAGTRFRGEFEARLKRILAELRQQPGAILFIDEIHTIYGAGATGTGTLDASNMLKPALADGTLKCIGSTTFGDYRSVFEKDRALARRFQKIDVLEPTADETLGIIEGLKKRYEEHHGVVYGAKALRAAVDLAATHLRESRLPDKAIDVIDEAGAMVRLRGAEPGTRVTVADIEGVVAKMACIPPRTVSTSDRDRLFNLETELKAVIFGQDEPIANLVSAIKLARSGLGAPEKPIGSFLFSGPTGVGKTELARQLARTLGVEFLRFDMSEYMEKHTVSRLIGAPPGYVGFDQGGLLTDAIRKTPHAVLVLDEIEKAHPDVFNVLLQVMDHATLTDNNGRKADFRNVILIMTTNAGAQVLSREALGFGARDLPGRDKAEIERTFSPEFRNRLDAWITFASLSPATIDRIVDKFVGETQAQLAAKQVAMSLTDEARAYLRDKGYDKVFGARAMGRVIQAELKRPLADAILFGDLAHGGSVDVSLAEADGLAFAYHPAPPPDPADEEDGG
- a CDS encoding ATP-dependent Clp protease adaptor ClpS is translated as MFDQQAEGGAVTESRRDVRRPPLYKVVLHNDDFTTQEFVVLILERIFHHDPGAAWHIMMHVHRRGSGIAGLFPYEIAEAKVARVHDLARAHDFPLKCSIEEE